A segment of the Sphingobium amiense genome:
GGCGGCGCGCGATAGCCCCGGTCGGAACGGCGGATACCGCGGACGATCCGGGCGCGATCCTCGCCCGCATACCAGTGTGTATGATCAAGCAGCCGAAGCGGCGGATAGACCGTCCTTGGCCGGTCGCCCTTGGTGATATGGAGCGGCACGCCGACAAGTGGATCGCTGTCGAGGTAGAGTGGCCAGCTATCCGGGATCTGGTCGAGGGCGAGCGCGCAAAGCTCCTTGCGACGCAGACCCGCCCCAAGCGCCCATTGCGCGGCAAGTCGGGCGGTAGGCCTCAGATGCGCGAACAGCCGTGCCAGTTCGTCGGCACGCAGCGGTCGCGGCAGTTTTTCCGGGCGTGAGACGATCAGCTCATTGACCTGGCGCCGCTGCAAGCCTGGGCGATAGGCGCCGTCGAGCATCAGCGTCATCTTCTCGGTCAACCGGAACGGGCAGTGGTCGATCAGCCCCTTATCGAGCGCCCAGCCATAGAAGCGGCAGACGGTCGAGACACGCGCATTGATCGTGGTCCGGGCATAGGGCCGCCCGGTATGCGTGCTGGGATTCTCCAGCATCCGGTTGCGATAGGCGGCGATGACGCGTTCGTCGGCTTCGCGCCATTCGATCCCCGATTGTTCGAGCGAGTCGAACCAGTCGTGGAGATGCTCGCCGTAGGTCCGCACGGTTTCGGAGGCGTGGGCACGGCCGCTTAGCTCTGCATGCTCCATGAGCCAGACGAAGGCCGGCTCGATGATCGCCATGTCGGCGTCGAACAGAATCGGGAAGCCAGCGGGGACATTGGGCACGCCAGAGGCAGCCCGAATCACTGATACCACGGGCCATCTCCCTCGCCCGCACAGGTGCGATTTCGAAAGTAGCGCAACATGCTCGATTTGGCCGACGCATTTCGATGGAATGGGCGCTTTCCTCGCCATGCCGAAGGGTGTCGCTTCGACCAGCCTACCCCAAGCACTCACCGCGCCTGCTGACACCTGGCGTCCGCCTTGATATGAGTGGACGATGATCGAGGGGGGAAGCGGTGGCGCGTCGGGTATTCTTTAGCTTTCACTATGACCGTGACGTTCGACGGGTCGTGCAAGTCCGCAATTCCTGGGTGGTTCGTCCAGGTGGCGAAGCGCAGCCTTTCTATGACAAGGCAGAGTTCGAAGAGGCAAAAAGACGCGCGGGCGGCATAGAAAAATGGATCGAAGAGCAGCTCAAAGGCACGTCCGTGACTGTGGTGCTGTTCGGCGCAGAGACGTATGATCGCGAATGGGTCCGGCACGAGATCAAGAGAAGTTACGAGCTTGGGAAAGGCCTATTGGCCATCGACATCCATAGCGTAAAAGATCCGCAACTTGGAACTGATCGACAGGGGACCAACCCTCTCAGTTATTTTACAATAAAGCAGAATGGCCGAGATATTCCGCTGTCGAACCTATACGGGACATATGATTGGGTCCGGGATAACGGCTATGCCAACATGCCGGCTTGGATCGAAACTGCGGCAAAAGCGGCCGGTCGCTGACACCAATGAGTATCTATGAACTGGCCATACTTGGTGCGGCAACGCCAGAGGAGCGTGCAACACTGACAGCGACGCTCACGGATATCGTTTCCGACTTCGGATTGACGTTGGGGGACGATGTAGTTGTGCATAATGCGGCAACGCTGGGTGAGCGGCACAAGCCAGCAGCATTCGCGTGTGCGTATTTTGGAGGAAATGCCCAGCAAGATCTCGAAGCGGCCCAAGACCTGATCCGGGCCAGTGCGCCCATCATTCCAACGATTGCCGCTGGCGCAGACTTCAATGCTCACATCCCCCCGCTTCTCCAGCCCATCAATGGGCTAACGCGGCGCGCTGACGATCCAAATATGACTGAACTCGCGTCAGCAATGCTGGAATGCGTGGGCTTACTTCGTCGACAGCGACGGGTTTTTGTGAGCTATCGGCGCGTGGAATCCCGAGCAGCAGCGTTGCAACTTCACGATCTCCTTGCGTCCCGCGGATTCGACGTATTCTTGGACACGCACGACATTAGGCCCGGCGATCCGTTCCAAGATGTGCTTTGGCATAGGCTCGTCGATTCTGATGTTATGGTTATGCTCGACACGCCTACCTATTTCGATAGCCGCTGGACTCGACAGGAAATAGGAAGGGCGCGCGCGAAAGAGATCCAGGTCCTTCGTGTAATTTGGCCTGAGCATACGCCAAACAAGCTGACCGATCTTGCAGAGACTATATATCTTGATCCAGAGGAACTCGAGGGGCCAGATGGCCCAATAGTAGCCAAAACGGCGGATACAATCGTCCTGGAGGTCGAGCGGCTACGAAGCCGGAGCATCGCATCTCGATATATGTCGATTACCGGCAAACTCCGCGCTGACGTCGAGAAAATTGGTGCGTCAGTGGAAGGCGTCGGCGCACATCGGGCCGTCGCCGTGCGGTTGCTGGACGGCGAAAAGATCTGGGCATATCCGATCGTCGGAATCCCCACGGCTGAAATTTTGAACGATGTGGCCGATAAGGCGCGACGAGCGGAACAGCAGGAGATACCGGTACTGGTCTACGATCATATCGGCATCCGTGATGCATGGAATGCTCATCTCCGATGGCTTGGGGAGCATATTCGCGCGGTCCGCACGATTAAAGTTTCCGAAGCCGGATGGGCTCTTGCGGCATGGGAGAACTGACCATGACTGAGGCCATTTTTCTTTCGGCAGGCGTGCCGGATCCGAAGCGAGGCCCACAATATGCGGCGACCGCTGACAGTGTCGCGATTACAGCCGCAGTCTCCGCTTTGGTGCACGTCACGCTAGGACGCAGGCTGCTTGTTTGGGGTGGTCAACCCGCAATAACACCAATGATCTGGGTGGTCTCGCAAGACATAGGAATAAATTACGGACACTGGGTCCGGCTCTACCAGTCTCGCCATTTCAAGGACGAGTATCCCGAGGATAATGAGCGGTTCAACAACGTGGTTTATACGGACGAGATTGAGAAGGATCGGGAGAAGAGCTTGCTGGCCATGCGCGAGCGTATGTTTTCCGAACACAAGTTCAAAGCGGCAGTTTTCATTGGGGGTATGGGCGGGATTGTACAGGAATATGAAATGTTTCGACGCCTGCAACCGGACGCTGCAGTGATTCCAGTAGTCTCCACGGGCGGCGCGACGCTTGAAGTTGGGGCGCAGGTTGAATCTCTATCGCCCGACCTAGCGGAAGACCGGGACTATGTTGCGTTATTTCACCGCCACCTTGACGTTTCCGTCCGAGAGGAGCGCTTCGAAAGTCCAACTCTCCAACCGGATGTCGTTGAGAAGCGATTTTGGCAACCCCCTGCCACTGCTTAAACGGGACGGGAACTCGTTATTCACCAGCCAGCCACTCGCTAAGCTCGGTAGCTGTGTTCCTTTTCTCGTCGAGGACCATCCAGACGCGCTTTTGATGACCCTGTAGATCCCCCCAGACGATGCGGCGGTATAATCCCAGATACTCCCACGACGCCCATGCCTGCTCATGCGCGCTGTCGGATGCCGGGAACAGCGCGATCTTCGTCAACCCTTTATACCCATCCGCGACGCCCAACTCCCAGGGCACCCAACGACTGTCCTTGCTGTTCTTGCTTGCAAGAAGGACAAAGCGCTTGGTCTGACGAATACGGCTCTTTAACAGCCCTGCCGTTTCCTCCGTCGTGTATGGGGGCATTTCCGGGTCGATTTCATCGACATAAACCTTGGCGCCGTGCCCTTCTAATACACGAATGGCGCCAACGACGAGATCATCGTCCTTGCTTGAGTGCGAAAGAAATGTAGCACCCGACAGCGCCCGAGAAGAAGCAGATTTCCTGAGGTTTACCTGCTCGTTGATGTTCAATTTGCCAGCGAAATTACGAAGCTCGGATTTGGTAATATATTCTATCATTCTTGCCGCCCGCTCTTAATTCCGCGCAAAATCTCCGATTCTCTGCACTTCAGTTATTTGCTCGGATCGCAATGGCCTCTTCAATCCAAGTCTCGATCCCATTCTTAATCGAGTCATAGGCGGCTTTGCTATCTGCTCCGGAAGGAGAGACGAGCTTCACTATGGACGAAAGCTTCTTCCCTGTATTGGCGTAGCCTATTTCATCAAATGGATTGCTGCCTGCCACGCACGAGTTCCCATCGTGACCAAGAAGTTTGTTTATCCGGATACCCACCACGCCTTTGCCTGCGTCCCAACCTTTGACGATCTCGCGGATCACCCATGGCCGGTTCGCTGTTTCCGAACCGACGAGCACCACCACGCAACTCTTGCCGTACATGTTGTCATCGATCCATTTTTCGATGGAGGCTTTGCCCTTCCGCTTGACCTCCTCCCAAGCATTCGCAGTGCAAAGAGTCTGCCCTTCGAGGGCTCCGATGTTACGCACCTGCTGAGTACGCCAAAAATCGTTCGCGAAGTGAAAACTGAAGAAAACGCGCCGCGCCATAAGGCCCCCTTTTGTTCTCCGACCTTCTACAGAGGCGGCCATCGTTCCGCTAGAGAAATCGATTCGGAAACGAATGGCTTGAATAACAAGCGCGGCATTTTTGTGCGGCGCCTCATGCGACGCTTAAGCGTCGCTGCGCGACGCGAGGGACGGGCCGACCACCGCCAGCTCTTTGGGTTAGCGCGGCAGTCGGCCCGTCCCTCATCGCGCGCAAAGGAGACAGTTTCAATGGGTAGACCTAAGCTGCAACTATGCCGTCCCAGGCTGATGCTCGGCAAAGTCGCATTGGTCAGGACATTGGCGAGGATCGAATAATAGGGCGGCCAGTGCTTGAAGCGCCTGGGCACGTAGCGGACGATCTCATAGGGAATCCCGCGCGCGTGCATCCACGCGGCGATCATCCGCTGATATTCGTAGGTCTCGGGCTTCTCCGCGCCCGGATCGGCGCTCAGCACCAGGTCTGGCGCCTCGCCGCGCGCCTCGAGTTCGATCAGCAGCGCCGTGGAATCGACACCGATCCCATAGGCCAGGACCACGGGCGGCGGGGCGGCGACCAGAATGGTATCGACCGCTCGTCTGTTGCTTGGGATGTGCATGGAGTTCTCGGCCTCGATCGCGGCCCATCGCCGCAACCCTCAAGATCCCCCTCCCCTCATTCTCGGCCGGCTGTGCGGTTCTCGGCCTCGATGCGAAGATCGAACTGAAAGGTGGGGTGCGCCAACGGCAGGGCCTTTGGATAGGGAAGTCGCGGCAGTGCGCGGCCGTGCCGGCGGGCTTCGCGGGTGAGCTCGAAGCAATAGGCGTAGAGACCCGGCTGCTGATGGCGCACGAGATGGCGTTCGCGTTGCAGCCGCCAAAGCCATGTCGCAGGCATCTCCCCGAACTCCGGCCTGGGCAGGCCAAGCGAAACGAGCTGATCGATGGCGCCGGCATGGCCTCGCTCGCCAAGGCGGATCTTCGAGAGCGTGCGCCCCGCGATCGTTGTGTCGCCGGCGCGCAGGACGGTTCGCGGCCTCGTAATGGCGCGGTGCGCCGCCGAGAGCGCGCAATAGACGCGGCCTATATGTCCGGCGCTTGGGTCGCTGTACGAAACCACGGCCTCGATTCCGGGCTTCTCGCGGCGCAGATGGCGAAAGGCCCGCGCGACGAAGAAGCTCTCCCCGTTCTGGGGCACGGCGTCTGTCAGGATCAGGCGGGCGAGCACGCAGCCGCGTAGCGGATCGGCAAAGCCGGTGTGCCGCGTGATTACGGCTCCGGTGGCCGGAACGGCGAAGACGGCGACGCCTTCCAGGACTGCCCCGGCGCCATAGAGCCCGACCGCGAGCTGCGCCGCAGGATAGGTCGGCAGATAATGATGGCGGGCAATGAAAGCGCGCGCGGCATCGTGTCCGATGATCTCGACGGAATAGGATTTGGGATCGATGACCGTGAGATCGCGGGCCCAGAGCGCCCGGCGCTCGCGCCAGCGCTGGCTGCGGCTCGTTTCCATGTTTTGGATCCTCGAATGTTAGCGGGCGGCAAATCTCGTCGCCCCGCCGAACAGGCGGAGCGCGCGTGCCATCTCGTCGCGCAACCGGGCCTTGCTGCCGACGATGAGCGTCGGCGCGAGGGGTTTCCCGCCGGGGTCGATGAAGCCGTGCGCGAGGGTGCCGTCCTGTTCGATCGAGACGAGATGCCCCTTGCCGGGCGCCGGCCCCTGATAGCGCGCCGTCAGCTCGCCTAGCTTCGCAGTCAGGCCCTTGGTCGCCTTGGACCAACGGATGTGGCCAGCGCCGACATTGCTCCCGGCCTCGCGGCCTCGATCCATCCAGAGTTTCGCGTGCGCCTTGACCTGCAGCGGCGTGTTGCGCGTGCGTTCGCGATTCCGACAGGTTGGCAATGCGGCCGAATGGGTATCGAGAACCCGCAGATATTCGCCGTGCAGCGCGACAAGGATATCCTCGATGTCGATGCCGGCGAGGAGCGCGCGAAGCCGGTCCTCCTGCTCGGGACTGGCAATGAGCTCGTCGGCCCGCTCCGCCGTCAGTTCCTCGGCCTCGGGCTGCGCGGTCACACCGGATATGAAGCCCTTGGTGGCGGTGAGAATGATGGCGTGACCGCCGCAGCGGCCGCCTGTCTTACGATAGCGCTCCAAAATATCGCCTCGGCCGAGCGCCGCCGCCGGATGATCGCCCAGGATGATAACCCGCCGCGACCATGGTGTCGGTCGGGGCCGGTCGCTGGGTTTCGGCCAGTCCGAGGGTAGCGATCGCACCGCACCCCGCGACTGCATCGAGATGGGCGCTCGTTCGGCAGCGCGATTGGCCCGGCGCGCCGCGTCGAAGAGATCGTCAACGTCGCCGCCGCCGTCGGCGAACCCGCAGTCATAGGCCGGGCGTTCTGCGGCCTTGGACGGCGAACAATGGTTCCAACCTACATGGGCCGCGTACCAGCCATCGGCATAGCGGATCGCGAGATTCCAGTCATAACCATAACGATCGCGTCCACGCAGGATCGCCGCATCGCGGTCATCACCGCGTCCTGAGACGGCGCGCTCCTCGGTGAAGCTGAAATTGCGCGCCTGGCGCTCGGCCTCGCTATGCGCGGCAATCGCGTCGTTGACGGGCTTCATCGCCTGGACGCGCGCGCGGGTGTGCGCCATGCGATCTTCAGGTGAAGCCGTCGGCGCCAGGTCCGGAAAGTCGCGCCAGGCTTTCGCGATCGCTTCGGCATGTTCCGGTGCGCGGCCCCGGGCCAGCCAGGTGGCAGTCGAACAGGGGTCGAACTGCGGGATTTTTTCGACATGGATCATGTGGTCGGCCTCGGTCGAGATCAGGCGAAGAGGCGCATCGGCTGTTCGACCGGCGGCGTGAGACGAAGGTCGCGCCGCAGACGGTCGGCGAAACGGTCGGGCGCCATGAGATCATTGACCGATGCCCAGTGATTGCGCGCGCCGCAGTGATCATCGCGGCCACGAACCCGGCGATAGAGGACTTCCCGGCCCGGGCCCGAACAGCCAAGCGAGAGCTGCACCCATGCTTCCTCGCCATGGAGCGTGATTTCGCCGGAAACCGCAGGGCCGCCCTTGCTGGAGCGGATGTCATAGGTTCCGTCGCATAGGCCCAGCGCGTCGGCGAGGCGCCGCATTGCGGTGCGGCCCTCCGAATGGAAGAGCCGCTTGGCGGCCTCGTCATGGCTCACGCCCCGATAGGCGAGGTTGCGCAGGACCGGCGTTCGGCGGATTTCGGCGATCTGGTCCATGCAGGTGCGCCGAAGCTCGAGATTGGACGGACGATCTTCGCACACTGCGCTGAGGTGGCGAACGAGCAGGATCACGGCGGGATCGGTTTCGGCGTCTTTGCCGGCGTTGCGGCAATCCTTGATCGCGGCTCCGATCGCGTGGAGGGTGGTGCCGACGGTGATCAGCGCGCTGGGGTCGAGCGCCTGCTGGTGGCGCATGGCGACGTCGTAAGTCATGGGATGGCCCTCCGGTCTTGAGCGAAAATCCGCTCAAACGGCCCTCTCCCCCTCCCCTTTCTCCCGTGGCCGGCCTCGGGCTCGACCGAAGATTCAAGCAGCGATCGGTAGCGGGATCGGCACGGCCTGCCCGGTGGCGATATTGATGAACGCGCCCGCGTGGCCGATCGATCCGCGGCCAACGAGATCGAAGAGAAGGGCCAGCGCGTGGCTCGCCACCACCCGGTTCACGAAAAGCGACTGGCGCTCGAGGGCTTCGGCCATCGAGCACGACGGCGCGTCGTCGTCAGGCAGGCTCTCGTTCGCGACCTCGGGGAAATATTCGAGGACTGTCGGGAGGATCTGGTGCCCGGCCTCGGGCTCAGCGTTCGGGCAACCGATGATATATTGCCCGTCGCCAGCGCGGTTGCCGAGATCCAGCCAATAGGCCGGCGCATTCCTGGCCGAGGCGATGGCCGCACCGACGCTCCGGCGCGCCGATGCGGTATCGACACAAGTGATGACGATGTCGGTGCCGTCGAGCTTCGCGGCCTCGGGTGCCCGGCCATGCACCGCCGTCCAGGCCAGACCGTGGGCGAGATTGATCCGCTCGGTTAACGTCCGGGCCTTCGAGTTGCCGATGTCGCACCTGAAGAAGGGCTGCCGGCCAAGATTGGCCTCGCTGACGATATCGTCGTCGACGACGGTTACATCGAGCGAACGCGACGAAATCGCCCGCAGCGCCGTATCCAGCGAGGCGAGCCCCATCAGCATCTGCGCGCCGTTGCCGCCGCATCCCACAAGCACGATTTTGATCGCGCGGTTGCCGAGCGCCGCAGGCAGATAGTGGCGAAGGGGCGTCTCAGAGGTCATGATCGTCTCCTGAAAAAAGGGCTTC
Coding sequences within it:
- a CDS encoding Mom family adenine methylcarbamoylation protein, producing the protein METSRSQRWRERRALWARDLTVIDPKSYSVEIIGHDAARAFIARHHYLPTYPAAQLAVGLYGAGAVLEGVAVFAVPATGAVITRHTGFADPLRGCVLARLILTDAVPQNGESFFVARAFRHLRREKPGIEAVVSYSDPSAGHIGRVYCALSAAHRAITRPRTVLRAGDTTIAGRTLSKIRLGERGHAGAIDQLVSLGLPRPEFGEMPATWLWRLQRERHLVRHQQPGLYAYCFELTREARRHGRALPRLPYPKALPLAHPTFQFDLRIEAENRTAGRE
- a CDS encoding toll/interleukin-1 receptor domain-containing protein, translated to MSIYELAILGAATPEERATLTATLTDIVSDFGLTLGDDVVVHNAATLGERHKPAAFACAYFGGNAQQDLEAAQDLIRASAPIIPTIAAGADFNAHIPPLLQPINGLTRRADDPNMTELASAMLECVGLLRRQRRVFVSYRRVESRAAALQLHDLLASRGFDVFLDTHDIRPGDPFQDVLWHRLVDSDVMVMLDTPTYFDSRWTRQEIGRARAKEIQVLRVIWPEHTPNKLTDLAETIYLDPEELEGPDGPIVAKTADTIVLEVERLRSRSIASRYMSITGKLRADVEKIGASVEGVGAHRAVAVRLLDGEKIWAYPIVGIPTAEILNDVADKARRAEQQEIPVLVYDHIGIRDAWNAHLRWLGEHIRAVRTIKVSEAGWALAAWEN
- a CDS encoding tyrosine-type recombinase/integrase, coding for MVSVIRAASGVPNVPAGFPILFDADMAIIEPAFVWLMEHAELSGRAHASETVRTYGEHLHDWFDSLEQSGIEWREADERVIAAYRNRMLENPSTHTGRPYARTTINARVSTVCRFYGWALDKGLIDHCPFRLTEKMTLMLDGAYRPGLQRRQVNELIVSRPEKLPRPLRADELARLFAHLRPTARLAAQWALGAGLRRKELCALALDQIPDSWPLYLDSDPLVGVPLHITKGDRPRTVYPPLRLLDHTHWYAGEDRARIVRGIRRSDRGYRAPPNLLLNEHGRAMTRKLLTAQLAEAFAAAGLQGTLHWLRHTFAMAMLARLQIQARTNPDLNPLKVVQVLLGHASITTTAIYLRCVELHERDLSESLAYLYGELIPADG
- a CDS encoding toll/interleukin-1 receptor domain-containing protein; protein product: MIEYITKSELRNFAGKLNINEQVNLRKSASSRALSGATFLSHSSKDDDLVVGAIRVLEGHGAKVYVDEIDPEMPPYTTEETAGLLKSRIRQTKRFVLLASKNSKDSRWVPWELGVADGYKGLTKIALFPASDSAHEQAWASWEYLGLYRRIVWGDLQGHQKRVWMVLDEKRNTATELSEWLAGE
- a CDS encoding PRTRC system ThiF family protein, which codes for MTSETPLRHYLPAALGNRAIKIVLVGCGGNGAQMLMGLASLDTALRAISSRSLDVTVVDDDIVSEANLGRQPFFRCDIGNSKARTLTERINLAHGLAWTAVHGRAPEAAKLDGTDIVITCVDTASARRSVGAAIASARNAPAYWLDLGNRAGDGQYIIGCPNAEPEAGHQILPTVLEYFPEVANESLPDDDAPSCSMAEALERQSLFVNRVVASHALALLFDLVGRGSIGHAGAFINIATGQAVPIPLPIAA
- a CDS encoding TIR domain-containing protein, with protein sequence MARRVFFSFHFANDFWRTQQVRNIGALEGQTLCTANAWEEVKRKGKASIEKWIDDNMYGKSCVVVLVGSETANRPWVIREIVKGWDAGKGVVGIRINKLLGHDGNSCVAGSNPFDEIGYANTGKKLSSIVKLVSPSGADSKAAYDSIKNGIETWIEEAIAIRANN
- a CDS encoding SLOG domain-containing protein, with protein sequence MTEAIFLSAGVPDPKRGPQYAATADSVAITAAVSALVHVTLGRRLLVWGGQPAITPMIWVVSQDIGINYGHWVRLYQSRHFKDEYPEDNERFNNVVYTDEIEKDREKSLLAMRERMFSEHKFKAAVFIGGMGGIVQEYEMFRRLQPDAAVIPVVSTGGATLEVGAQVESLSPDLAEDRDYVALFHRHLDVSVREERFESPTLQPDVVEKRFWQPPATA
- a CDS encoding TIR domain-containing protein, translated to MARRVFFSFHYDRDVRRVVQVRNSWVVRPGGEAQPFYDKAEFEEAKRRAGGIEKWIEEQLKGTSVTVVLFGAETYDREWVRHEIKRSYELGKGLLAIDIHSVKDPQLGTDRQGTNPLSYFTIKQNGRDIPLSNLYGTYDWVRDNGYANMPAWIETAAKAAGR